The Bacteroides acidifaciens genome includes a region encoding these proteins:
- a CDS encoding site-specific integrase: protein MKSTFRVLFFLKRDKVKKNGNMPIMARITIDGKLAQFNTKLEVNPKNWSAKTGKVNGRGAEFTRMNEMLDSIKATLHRHYQTILERDSYVTAEKVRNVFLGKEEKAKTLLQVFSQHNEQYALKVGKTATQKTYTRYELTKNRLAEYIHNKYNVEDITFREINVVFIEGFYLFIRENYPCTHNTAMKFIQRFRTVVLFAHNLGLITFNPFGAYKLKFEYVERDFLEQAELDRIYQKTFASKRLEQVRDIFIFSCYTGLSYVDVCELTPENIRLSFDGNLWIIKKRHKTSVTSNIRLLDIPKSILQKYDGKLPNGKLLPVISNQKMNDYLKEIATVCGINKKITFHVARHSFATLSISYGVPIESVSKMLGHTNIRTTQIYAKIIDTKLSEDMDILANKLNNRKISVI, encoded by the coding sequence ATGAAATCAACATTCCGAGTATTGTTCTTCCTGAAACGGGACAAGGTGAAAAAGAACGGTAATATGCCAATCATGGCACGTATTACCATTGACGGGAAATTAGCCCAATTCAACACTAAACTTGAAGTCAATCCTAAAAACTGGTCTGCCAAAACCGGAAAGGTAAATGGCAGAGGAGCGGAATTTACCCGCATGAATGAAATGCTGGATAGCATCAAGGCTACCTTGCACAGACACTATCAGACCATTTTAGAACGGGACAGCTATGTAACCGCAGAGAAAGTACGCAATGTGTTCTTAGGTAAAGAGGAAAAAGCAAAAACTCTCTTACAGGTATTTTCCCAGCATAATGAACAATATGCGCTGAAAGTAGGGAAAACAGCCACGCAAAAGACATATACCCGTTATGAACTTACCAAAAATCGCCTTGCCGAATATATCCACAATAAATATAATGTGGAGGATATTACCTTTCGGGAAATAAATGTCGTGTTTATCGAGGGCTTCTACCTATTTATCCGGGAGAATTATCCGTGTACCCACAATACAGCCATGAAGTTTATACAGCGTTTCAGAACTGTTGTTCTGTTTGCCCACAACTTGGGACTAATTACTTTTAATCCTTTCGGGGCATATAAGCTGAAATTTGAATATGTGGAAAGGGATTTTCTTGAACAAGCAGAATTAGACCGGATATATCAAAAGACATTCGCCAGCAAACGACTGGAGCAAGTTCGTGATATATTTATTTTCAGTTGCTACACTGGACTGTCTTATGTTGATGTCTGCGAACTAACCCCTGAAAATATAAGATTGTCCTTTGACGGTAATTTGTGGATAATCAAGAAAAGACATAAGACAAGCGTAACGTCCAATATTCGATTACTGGATATACCCAAATCCATTTTGCAGAAATATGACGGAAAACTGCCCAATGGTAAACTGTTGCCAGTTATCAGTAATCAGAAGATGAATGATTACTTGAAAGAGATTGCAACTGTTTGTGGGATAAATAAGAAAATCACGTTCCACGTTGCGAGGCACAGCTTTGCGACCCTTAGCATAAGTTATGGCGTACCCATTGAAAGCGTTTCCAAAATGTTGGGACACACCAACATAAGAACTACCCAAATCTACGCAAAAATCATAGATACTAAACTTAGCGAGGATATGGATATTTTAGCTAACAAGCTAAATAACAGAAAAATATCAGTCATATAA
- a CDS encoding ORF6N domain-containing protein, with amino-acid sequence MDLQIIQNKIFEVRGYRVMLDLHLAELYQVETRALKQAVKRNIDRFPSDFMFELSKDEWLGLITNCDKFPDNIRHTPTPPMAFTEQGVAMLSSVLRSKVAIEVNISIMRAFVLMRQMVIGYEELLRRIEELEVSTDAQFNELYQALTQLLSQSKQQKERRPVGFVTYNRDKNE; translated from the coding sequence ATGGACTTGCAGATTATCCAAAACAAGATTTTTGAAGTCAGAGGTTACCGGGTGATGCTTGACTTGCATTTGGCAGAACTCTATCAAGTGGAAACACGAGCTTTGAAACAAGCGGTCAAACGTAACATAGACCGCTTCCCCAGTGATTTCATGTTTGAATTGAGCAAAGACGAGTGGTTAGGACTTATCACAAATTGTGATAAGTTCCCTGACAATATCCGCCACACGCCCACCCCGCCTATGGCTTTCACCGAGCAGGGCGTAGCCATGCTTTCTTCGGTTCTCCGTTCCAAAGTAGCCATAGAAGTAAACATTTCAATCATGCGGGCTTTCGTCCTCATGCGCCAAATGGTAATCGGTTACGAGGAACTGTTAAGGCGCATCGAAGAACTGGAGGTAAGCACCGATGCACAGTTCAACGAACTGTACCAAGCCCTTACCCAGCTTTTGAGCCAGTCGAAACAACAGAAAGAACGCCGTCCGGTAGGTTTCGTTACCTATAACCGTGATAAGAACGAATAG
- the rsmI gene encoding 16S rRNA (cytidine(1402)-2'-O)-methyltransferase: protein MGKLYVVPTPVGNLEDMTFRAIKVLKEVDLILAEDTRTSGILLKHFEIKNAMQSHHKFNEHKTVESVVNKIRGGASVALISDAGTPGISDPGFLVVRECVRNGIEVQCLPGATAFVPALVASGLPNEKFCFEGFLPQKKGRQTRLKALAEERRTMVFYESPHRLLKTLTQFAEYFGAERQATVSREISKLHEETVRGSLTELIEHFTVTEPRGEIVIVLAGIDD, encoded by the coding sequence ATGGGAAAGTTGTATGTAGTGCCTACGCCGGTAGGAAATCTTGAGGATATGACCTTTCGGGCTATCAAGGTTCTGAAAGAGGTCGACTTGATTTTGGCAGAGGATACGCGTACCTCCGGTATCTTGCTGAAACACTTTGAAATAAAGAATGCAATGCAATCTCACCACAAATTTAATGAACATAAAACGGTGGAAAGTGTTGTTAATAAAATAAGGGGCGGTGCATCGGTTGCGTTGATTTCGGATGCCGGAACGCCCGGGATTTCTGATCCCGGATTCCTGGTGGTTCGTGAGTGTGTACGTAATGGTATCGAAGTGCAATGCTTGCCAGGAGCAACGGCTTTTGTTCCGGCACTCGTAGCATCGGGATTGCCGAACGAGAAGTTTTGCTTCGAAGGATTTTTGCCCCAAAAGAAAGGACGTCAGACACGACTGAAGGCATTGGCAGAAGAACGCCGTACTATGGTGTTTTATGAATCGCCTCACCGTCTGTTGAAGACGTTGACACAGTTTGCCGAATATTTCGGTGCCGAACGTCAGGCAACCGTGTCGCGTGAAATATCCAAGCTCCATGAGGAGACGGTTCGCGGCAGCTTGACAGAACTGATAGAACACTTTACCGTCACCGAGCCACGGGGCGAGATTGTGATAGTATTAGCAGGAATAGACGATTAA
- a CDS encoding YjjG family noncanonical pyrimidine nucleotidase translates to MKYKNLFFDLDDTIWAFSRNARDTFEEVYQKYAFDRYFDSFDHYYTLYQKRNTELWIEYGEGKVTKDELNRQRFFYPLQAVGVEDEVLADRFSKDFFAIIPTKSGLMPHAKEVLEYLVPKYNLYILSNGFRELQSHKMRSAGVDGYFKKVILSEDLGVLKPRPEIFNFALSATQSEMHESLMIGDSWEADITGAHGIGMHQAFYNVTERAAFPFLPTYHIHSLKELMNLL, encoded by the coding sequence ATGAAATATAAAAATCTGTTTTTTGATCTTGACGACACTATCTGGGCTTTCTCCCGCAATGCCCGTGACACTTTTGAAGAAGTATATCAGAAATATGCATTCGACCGTTACTTTGATTCGTTCGACCATTATTATACACTTTATCAGAAACGTAACACCGAACTTTGGATTGAGTACGGTGAAGGAAAGGTGACGAAAGATGAATTGAACCGTCAACGGTTCTTTTATCCTTTGCAGGCGGTAGGAGTGGAAGATGAGGTTTTAGCCGACCGGTTCTCGAAAGATTTCTTTGCCATTATTCCTACCAAAAGCGGTCTGATGCCCCACGCTAAGGAGGTGTTGGAGTATCTTGTTCCTAAATATAACTTGTATATCCTTTCTAACGGCTTTCGTGAACTGCAATCGCATAAGATGCGTTCGGCAGGCGTGGATGGCTATTTCAAGAAAGTGATTCTTTCGGAAGACCTCGGAGTATTGAAACCCCGCCCCGAAATCTTTAATTTTGCCCTGTCCGCCACTCAATCCGAGATGCACGAATCGTTGATGATTGGTGATAGTTGGGAAGCGGATATTACCGGAGCGCACGGGATAGGGATGCATCAAGCCTTCTACAACGTGACGGAACGGGCTGCTTTCCCTTTTCTTCCTACTTATCACATTCATTCTCTGAAAGAATTAATGAATTTATTATAA
- the istA gene encoding IS21 family transposase, translated as MKIRIKHILRCYQSGMSIRGISSSLLVSRNTVKRYIRIYEDMGIELERLLKMDEQHLHELFGTETDKESSGSAEYKYLQERIPDYMKRLKVRGTTRRSLYEEYLKNRPQGYSYCSFCLYIRREREVKIPVGRIDHIAGDQMYVDFAGDKLYLSYEKTGNKVPVEVFAAILPCSQITYYEAVPSQKKEHLIQACENAFHYFGGVPNAIVPDNLKSAVTKPGGVEPVINDDFAAFADHYGCVVFPARVRKPKDKALVENAVRLLYREVYSKMTGLKFNDLEALNIEIMKHTDALNSRKMYNRNYSRRERFLEVEKDRLHTLPATKFISKSRKTATVMRNSYVSLNNHYYSVPKEYIGDTVELLYDGDTVEIYHKFRHITTHRRDDTPFTYSEKPSHKLSGVLHEYRIRMDDIYRKACEIDPVLEEYIKRVAVAKKYPVQAVRSADGILSLVERFGHDRVVLSCQVAMEFGMFGYNELESILVNREDEKYHVQMEGQAPELTPKHRNLRGKDYFNSKNMDKNDK; from the coding sequence ATGAAAATAAGAATCAAGCACATACTGCGGTGTTATCAGTCAGGAATGAGTATCCGCGGTATCAGTTCTTCTCTCCTTGTTTCACGTAATACAGTCAAACGTTATATCCGTATATACGAAGATATGGGTATAGAACTTGAGCGTCTGTTGAAAATGGACGAGCAGCATCTGCATGAGCTTTTCGGTACGGAGACTGACAAAGAATCGTCTGGCTCTGCAGAGTATAAGTATCTTCAAGAACGTATACCTGATTACATGAAACGACTTAAGGTCCGTGGGACAACAAGAAGGTCTTTGTATGAGGAATATCTTAAAAATCGTCCACAAGGTTACAGCTACTGTTCTTTTTGTTTATATATCAGACGAGAAAGGGAAGTAAAGATTCCTGTTGGACGCATAGATCATATAGCCGGTGATCAGATGTATGTGGATTTTGCCGGCGACAAACTTTATCTCTCATACGAAAAAACAGGCAATAAGGTTCCCGTAGAAGTATTTGCCGCTATACTTCCATGCAGCCAGATTACTTATTACGAGGCTGTACCATCACAAAAGAAAGAACACCTTATCCAGGCATGTGAAAATGCTTTCCATTATTTTGGAGGTGTCCCCAATGCCATAGTTCCAGACAACCTGAAATCAGCCGTAACAAAGCCTGGAGGTGTTGAACCTGTAATCAATGACGACTTTGCTGCATTTGCAGACCATTATGGATGTGTTGTCTTCCCGGCAAGAGTACGAAAGCCTAAAGACAAAGCTCTGGTTGAGAATGCTGTAAGACTGCTCTACAGGGAGGTGTATTCAAAGATGACGGGATTGAAATTCAATGATCTTGAAGCCTTGAACATAGAAATAATGAAGCATACGGATGCGTTGAACAGCCGAAAGATGTACAATCGCAACTACAGCCGTCGGGAACGTTTCCTCGAAGTCGAGAAAGACAGGCTGCATACATTGCCGGCAACAAAATTTATATCAAAAAGCCGGAAAACGGCAACTGTCATGAGAAACAGTTATGTATCGCTTAACAATCACTATTACAGTGTTCCTAAAGAGTATATCGGCGATACTGTAGAATTACTGTATGATGGGGACACAGTGGAGATATATCATAAGTTCAGACACATAACGACACATCGCAGGGATGATACACCTTTCACTTATTCAGAAAAACCGTCCCACAAACTTTCGGGAGTGCTACATGAATACAGAATCAGAATGGATGATATATACCGCAAGGCATGTGAAATTGATCCGGTATTGGAAGAGTACATAAAGCGTGTGGCCGTTGCCAAGAAATATCCGGTCCAGGCCGTACGTTCAGCCGATGGTATATTAAGTCTTGTGGAGCGTTTCGGACATGACAGGGTGGTTCTTTCATGCCAGGTGGCAATGGAATTCGGTATGTTCGGGTACAACGAACTTGAAAGTATTCTGGTAAACAGGGAAGATGAGAAGTATCATGTACAGATGGAGGGACAGGCTCCCGAACTTACCCCCAAACACAGAAATCTCAGAGGCAAGGATTATTTTAACTCTAAAAACATGGATAAAAATGACAAGTAA
- a CDS encoding AI-2E family transporter, with the protein MERKKITFDSFIRGAIGCMMVVGILMLVERLSGVLLPFFIAWLIAYMVYPLVKFFQYRLKLKSRILSIFCALFLITVVGVALFYLLVPPMVSEIGRMNDLLVSYLTNGGGNNVPKTLSEFVHENLDLVALNKMLSEENILAAIKETVPKMWALLAESLNILFSIFASFIILLYVIFILLDYEAIAEGWLHLLPNKYRKFASNLVYDVQDGMNRYFRGQALVAFCVGILFSIGFLIIDFPMAIALGLFIGALNMVPYLQIIGFLPTIVLAILKAANTGQDFWIIIACALAVFAIVQIIQDTLLVPKIMGKITGLNPAIILLSLSIWGSLMGMLGMIIALPLTTLMLSYYQRFIINKEKINYDEAEIADNQETSGIEKK; encoded by the coding sequence ATGGAAAGGAAGAAGATAACATTCGACAGTTTTATACGTGGTGCCATCGGATGTATGATGGTGGTAGGAATATTAATGCTTGTAGAACGACTGAGCGGAGTGCTATTGCCTTTCTTTATCGCCTGGCTGATTGCCTATATGGTTTATCCGTTAGTCAAGTTCTTCCAATACAGGCTAAAGCTGAAAAGCCGCATCCTTTCCATTTTTTGCGCATTGTTTCTGATCACTGTTGTGGGAGTGGCATTATTCTATCTGTTAGTTCCGCCTATGGTTTCCGAAATAGGCAGAATGAATGATTTATTAGTAAGCTACCTCACAAACGGTGGTGGCAATAACGTTCCCAAAACACTTTCCGAATTTGTCCATGAGAATCTTGATTTGGTAGCATTGAACAAAATGCTGAGTGAAGAGAATATCCTTGCCGCAATCAAAGAAACTGTACCCAAAATGTGGGCTTTGCTTGCAGAATCACTCAATATCCTGTTCAGTATCTTTGCTTCCTTTATCATATTATTATATGTAATCTTTATATTACTGGATTATGAAGCCATAGCCGAAGGATGGCTGCACCTGCTCCCCAATAAATACCGCAAATTCGCTTCCAACTTGGTTTATGACGTGCAGGACGGTATGAACAGGTATTTCCGTGGACAGGCATTGGTTGCATTCTGCGTAGGTATTCTTTTCAGCATAGGCTTCCTGATTATTGACTTCCCGATGGCTATTGCCTTGGGACTTTTCATCGGAGCTCTCAACATGGTTCCTTACCTGCAAATTATCGGTTTTCTCCCTACCATCGTATTAGCTATCCTCAAAGCTGCCAATACGGGACAGGACTTCTGGATTATCATCGCATGCGCATTGGCAGTCTTCGCCATCGTACAAATTATACAAGACACTCTCCTCGTCCCCAAAATCATGGGAAAAATTACCGGGCTGAATCCTGCCATCATCCTTTTATCTCTTTCTATTTGGGGTTCTTTAATGGGAATGTTAGGAATGATCATCGCGTTACCTCTCACCACTTTGATGCTTTCCTATTATCAACGCTTTATTATCAACAAAGAAAAGATAAACTATGATGAAGCCGAAATCGCTGATAATCAAGAGACAAGCGGTATAGAGAAAAAATAA
- the istB gene encoding IS21-like element helper ATPase IstB, with product MTSNNKTSRTVGKNMDRIMELLSKLRFYGMLETYRNDCRTTSSDGMTNDEFLKWLLESEYDYRRNVSIERLIKSANFRYKAYMEKIDYTIKRNLDRNQLERLASLDFIRDGQNVFITGSSGTGKSYIASAIGYEACKNGIKTLYSNASKLMGQLKIAKNKGTIESEMKKIEKCQLLILDDLFLIGLDARERSILMEIIEDRHGLKSIIITSQLPVESWYDAIGDPTVADAILDRIVHTAHKIELTGDSVRKINAKKK from the coding sequence ATGACAAGTAATAATAAAACAAGCAGAACTGTCGGAAAAAATATGGACAGAATAATGGAACTACTCTCCAAGTTACGTTTTTACGGCATGCTTGAAACATATAGAAATGACTGCAGGACCACATCCTCTGATGGTATGACAAACGATGAGTTTCTTAAATGGCTTCTTGAAAGCGAATATGATTACAGACGCAATGTAAGCATTGAGAGACTGATAAAGTCTGCAAACTTCAGATATAAGGCATATATGGAAAAAATAGACTATACCATAAAACGTAACCTTGACCGTAACCAGCTTGAGAGACTTGCATCTCTTGATTTTATAAGAGACGGACAGAATGTTTTCATCACGGGAAGCTCCGGTACAGGTAAAAGCTATATAGCTTCAGCCATAGGATATGAGGCATGTAAGAATGGAATAAAGACTTTGTATTCAAATGCGTCAAAGCTTATGGGACAGCTTAAAATTGCCAAAAACAAGGGCACTATAGAATCTGAGATGAAAAAAATAGAAAAGTGTCAACTGCTGATTCTTGACGATCTGTTTCTTATAGGACTGGATGCCAGGGAAAGGTCAATCCTTATGGAAATAATAGAAGACAGACACGGATTAAAATCAATCATAATAACATCACAACTTCCTGTCGAAAGCTGGTATGATGCAATTGGTGATCCTACAGTAGCTGACGCAATCCTGGACAGAATTGTACATACAGCACACAAGATTGAACTTACCGGGGATTCTGTAAGAAAGATTAATGCTAAAAAGAAATAG
- a CDS encoding MarC family protein — protein MDSALLPFALLCFTSFFTLTNPLGTMPVFLTMTHGMTERERQSIVRRATIVSFITIMVFVFTGQFLFKFFGISTNGFRIAGGVIIFKIGFDMLQARYTPMKLKDEEIKTYADDISITPLGIPMLCGPGAIANAIVLMQDAHSYEMKGILIGTIALIYLLTFFILRASTKLVNVLGETGNNVMMRLMGLILMVIAVECFVSGAKPILVDIVREGMDGICK, from the coding sequence ATGGATAGTGCACTTCTGCCTTTTGCCTTACTTTGCTTCACCTCGTTTTTTACGTTGACCAATCCTTTGGGAACAATGCCTGTCTTCCTTACTATGACTCACGGGATGACAGAAAGAGAGCGTCAGTCTATCGTTCGTCGTGCCACTATTGTGTCGTTTATCACAATAATGGTTTTCGTCTTTACCGGTCAGTTTCTTTTTAAATTCTTCGGTATTTCTACTAACGGATTCCGTATCGCCGGGGGAGTGATTATCTTCAAGATAGGCTTCGATATGCTCCAAGCTCGCTATACGCCGATGAAACTGAAGGATGAAGAGATTAAAACGTATGCGGACGATATCTCTATTACTCCGCTTGGCATACCTATGTTGTGTGGACCCGGTGCGATTGCCAACGCTATCGTATTGATGCAGGATGCCCATTCTTATGAAATGAAAGGGATACTGATAGGCACTATTGCATTGATTTATCTGCTGACTTTCTTTATTCTTCGGGCTTCTACGAAGTTGGTGAATGTCTTGGGTGAGACGGGCAATAATGTGATGATGCGTCTCATGGGATTAATTCTGATGGTGATTGCTGTAGAATGTTTCGTGAGCGGGGCGAAGCCGATATTGGTGGATATTGTGAGGGAAGGGATGGACGGTATCTGCAAGTAG
- a CDS encoding thymidine kinase — MVLFSEDHIQETKRRGRIEVICGSMFSGKTEELIRRMKRAKFARQRVEIFKPAIDTRYSEEDVVSHDSHSIASTPIDSSASILLFTSEIDVVGIDEAQFFDSGLIDVCNQLANNGVRVIVAGLDMDFKGNPFGPMPQLCAIADEVSKVHAICVKCGELASFSHRTVKNDKQVLLGETAEYEPLCRQCYLQALEEDGQKV; from the coding sequence ATGGTATTATTTTCAGAAGACCACATACAGGAGACTAAAAGAAGAGGTAGAATTGAAGTTATCTGCGGCTCTATGTTCTCAGGAAAGACAGAAGAGCTGATTCGCAGAATGAAACGGGCTAAGTTTGCACGTCAGCGTGTGGAGATATTCAAACCGGCTATCGACACCCGTTATTCGGAAGAGGACGTAGTTTCACACGACAGCCATTCCATCGCTTCCACTCCTATTGATTCATCGGCAAGTATCCTGTTGTTCACTTCCGAGATAGATGTGGTAGGAATCGACGAAGCACAGTTTTTCGACAGCGGGCTGATAGACGTATGCAATCAGCTTGCCAATAATGGAGTTCGCGTCATTGTTGCAGGTTTGGATATGGACTTCAAAGGGAATCCTTTCGGCCCGATGCCACAACTCTGCGCCATAGCCGATGAAGTATCCAAGGTGCATGCCATCTGCGTAAAATGTGGAGAACTGGCATCATTCTCACATCGTACAGTCAAGAACGACAAGCAAGTCCTTCTAGGTGAAACAGCGGAGTATGAGCCTCTTTGTAGGCAATGCTACCTCCAGGCACTGGAAGAGGACGGGCAAAAGGTATAA